GTGCTGAATTCATGCAGAACACCATCAATTTGAATGCTGGTGATGGCTGCCCCTGGCAGGGATGCCAGCATAACACGCCGAAGAGAGTTACCCAGAGTCGTCCCGTAACCGCGTTCCAACGGTTCTACGACAAACTTACCGTAGTTGTCTGTTTCTTCAACTTTGTGGATGTTTGGTTTTTCAAATTCGATCATTCTACTCTGTTACCCCTTTCAAAACGTGAATCGTATTCTGTAAAAGGCACCTGGCCGATTAAAACATCGCCGTAGATGCACATTAAACACGACGACGCTTTGGAGGACGAGAACCGTTGTGTGGTACTGGAGTTACGTCCCGAATGGCAGTAACTTCAAGACCAGTTGTTTGAAGTGCCCGGATGGCAGATTCACGACCGGAACCTGGCCCCTTAACTTCAACTTCGACGGTCTTCATACCGTGTTCCATTGCTTGCTTAGCAGCGGCTTCAGAAGCCATTTGTGCAGCAAATGGAGTTGACTTACGACTACCCTTGAAGCCAAGGACCCCGGCAGAGGACCAAGCAACTGCGTTCCCTTGAACATCGGTAATCATAATCAGAGTGTTGTTGAACGTTGAGTGGATGTGGGCAACACCAGTTTCAATGTTCTTCTTTACCCGACGCTTACGCGTACCCTTTTTGGTTGCCATAGATTAACTAACCTCCTTTTCTAAATAATGATTACTTCTTCTTGCCGGCAATGGCAACGGCCTTCCCCTTACGAGTCCGGGCGTTGTTCTTCGTGTGTTGACCACGAACTGGTAACCCATGACGGTGACGCATGCCACGGTAAGAGCCGATTTCTTGAAGACGCTTGATGTTGAGGGATACTTCACGGCGAAGGTCACCTTCAACCTTGATTTGGTCAACTTCTGCACGGATCTTTTCTTCTTGATCCGGCGTTAAGTCGCGAACCCGAATGTCTTCGGAAACCCCAGCGTTAGCCAGGATCTTTTGTGCAGTCGTGTTCCCAATCCCAAAAATGTAAGTTAAGCCGATTACGATTCGCTTGTCACGAGGTAAATCGACACCTGCGATACGAGCCATTTTGACACCTCCGTCCTATTCTAAATTACTTGCCTTGGCGTTGCTTGTGCTTTGGGTTAATGCAGATAACCATAACCCGGCCGCGACGCTTAACAATCTTGCAGCTATCGCACATCCGTTTTACTGATGGTCGTACTTTCATTGTAAATAATCCTCCTAAAAGATCTTTAGACTAAGTCTTATTTGAAGCGGAAAGTAATCCG
The nucleotide sequence above comes from Limosilactobacillus fermentum. Encoded proteins:
- the rpmJ gene encoding 50S ribosomal protein L36, whose product is MKVRPSVKRMCDSCKIVKRRGRVMVICINPKHKQRQGK
- the rpsK gene encoding 30S ribosomal protein S11; the encoded protein is MATKKGTRKRRVKKNIETGVAHIHSTFNNTLIMITDVQGNAVAWSSAGVLGFKGSRKSTPFAAQMASEAAAKQAMEHGMKTVEVEVKGPGSGRESAIRALQTTGLEVTAIRDVTPVPHNGSRPPKRRRV
- the rpsM gene encoding 30S ribosomal protein S13; translated protein: MARIAGVDLPRDKRIVIGLTYIFGIGNTTAQKILANAGVSEDIRVRDLTPDQEEKIRAEVDQIKVEGDLRREVSLNIKRLQEIGSYRGMRHRHGLPVRGQHTKNNARTRKGKAVAIAGKKK